One genomic window of Hyperolius riggenbachi isolate aHypRig1 chromosome 7, aHypRig1.pri, whole genome shotgun sequence includes the following:
- the LOC137524143 gene encoding endothelial zinc finger protein induced by tumor necrosis factor alpha-like isoform X3, protein MMENQPPLISPDGPGNRNPPKRYTGPLYSQECTQDDHIIPHPHQCKEQLDVKIAVKEEEEEMYVRSDQRSTEEDDIMGTIKEEEEEDTYVRGDWQSTVEGEMKTIKEEIYVRSDQKSTVEGDMMGTIKEEETYVKYDHQSTVTSNTHPKYHAGRSGDPSSPEEPSDRSHPVTSNTHPKCHSADRSGDPSYSGECSRNSFTDREGGGKTYQCSECGKYCKNTLHLAAHVRVHTGEKPFPCSECGKCFSQKSYCRGHQRMHTGEGAYSCPECGKCFMFKCFLLIHQRTHTGERPYSCTECGKCFSHKTVLLRHQRTHTGERPYLCPECGKGFIQKADLLSHQRTHTGKHLYPCPECGKCFIRNSNLIAHQKNHTGELPYPCPECGKCFSQKAHLLGHLKIHTAEHPRSCPECGKCFSRKSSLLAHQKSHTGELPYPCPECGKCFSQKSNFIRHKRTHTGERPYLCPECGKSFSLKATLLAHQRCHTGERRNLCSECGKCFSRKAHLVDHQRCHTGERPYVCLECGKSFSQNSILTTHKRIHTRKRP, encoded by the exons atgatggagaatcagccgcccctcataTCACCAG atgggcctggaaacagaaacccaccaaagagatatacaggtcctctttattcccaggagtgTACACAGGACGACCACATCATCCCTCACCCTCATCAG TGTAAAGAGCAGCTTGATGTGAAGATtgcagttaaagaggaagaagaagagatgtatgtgaggagtgatcagaggTCTACGGAGGAGGATGACataatggggacaattaaagaggaagaagaggaggacacGTATGTGAGGGGTGATTGGCAGTCTACAGTGGAGGGCGAGAtgaagacaattaaagaagaGATATATGTAAGGAGTGATCAGAAGTCTACggtggagggtgacatgatggggacaattaaagaagaagagacgtatgtgaagtATGACCACCAGTCTACAGTTACCTCAAATACCCATCCAAAATACCATGCTGGTAGATCAGGCGACCCATCTAGTCCTGAAGAACCTTCTGATAGATCCCATCCGGTTACCTCAAATACTCATCCAAAGTGTCACAGTGCCGATAGATCAGGAGATCCGTCTTATTCTGGGGAATGTTCCAGGAACTCTTTTACTGATAGAGAGGGAGGTGGGAAGACTTATCAGtgctcagaatgtgggaaatattGTAAAAACACATTGCATCTTGCTGCACATGTGAGAGTACATACTGGAGAAAAGCCATttccatgttctgagtgtgggaaatgtttttctcaGAAAAGTTACTGTCGTGGTCACCAGAGAATGCACACAGGAGAGGGCGCTTACTCATgtcctgaatgtgggaaatgtttcatgtTCAAATGTTTTCTTCTTATAcaccagagaactcacacaggagagcgtccatattcatgtactgagtgtgggaagtgttttaGTCACAAAACGGTTCTTCTTAGACATCAaagaactcacacaggagagcggCCTTATTTGTGTcccgagtgtgggaaaggtttcattCAGAAAGCTGATCTGCTTTcacatcagagaactcacacaggtaAGCATCTTTAtccatgtccagagtgtgggaaatgtttcattcgGAATAGTAATCTTATTGCACATCAGAAAAATCACACAGGTGAGCTTCCTTAtccatgtccagagtgtgggaaatgtttcagtcagaaagcTCATCTACTTGGACATCTGAAAATTCACACAGCAGAGCATCCTcgttcatgtccagagtgtggtaaatgtttcaGTCGGAAAAGCAGTCTTCTTGCACATCAGAAAAGTCACACAGGTGAACTTCCTTAtccatgtccagagtgtgggaaatgtttcagtcagaaatcAAATTTCATTAGACAtaagagaactcacacaggagagcgtccttatttgtgtcctgagtgtgggaaatctttcagTCTTAAGGCTACTCTTCTTGCACATCAGAGatgtcacacaggagagcgtcgtAATTTATGTTCTGAATGTGGAAAATGTTTCAGTCGGAAAGCTCATCTTGTTGATCATCAGAGATGTCACACAGGAGAACGTCCTTATgtgtgtttagagtgtgggaaatctttcagTCAGAATTCCATTCTTACTACTCATAAGAGAATTCACACAAGAAAGCGTCCTTAG